The following are from one region of the Dehalococcoidia bacterium genome:
- a CDS encoding PH domain-containing protein, whose protein sequence is MAPALLIVYRITVTPPSLELFWLVLILLALGGVGSLFAYWAMSALLLTYELNDRALIIRWGLAHQVIPLERISGVIAGAERPPPTRFSGVRWPGNAAGRAFVEGIGHVLIYATYRTPSQLLYIQTPSVSYGIAPADVHAFQEALQRRLPPPAPSDNSGPLTIRSLTRQLQTIRYAGPLKIGMLHDAVAMGVTVLALVANAALFGYVLYYYPTLPDLLPLHFNLLGEVDFIGPRGDVFRLPAIALGLFALNFTAATVLYARERLAAYIVLSTGLLVQAIFWVATTRIVY, encoded by the coding sequence ATGGCGCCAGCGCTGCTTATTGTCTACCGGATCACAGTCACGCCGCCCTCGCTCGAACTGTTCTGGCTCGTCCTCATCCTGCTCGCGCTGGGCGGTGTCGGGTCGCTCTTCGCCTACTGGGCGATGTCGGCGCTTTTGCTCACCTACGAACTGAACGACCGGGCGCTGATTATTCGGTGGGGGCTAGCGCATCAGGTGATCCCGCTGGAGCGCATCAGCGGAGTGATCGCCGGCGCTGAGCGGCCTCCCCCGACGCGCTTTTCGGGCGTGCGCTGGCCGGGCAACGCGGCGGGACGGGCGTTTGTCGAGGGCATTGGCCACGTGCTGATCTACGCCACCTACCGCACGCCGTCCCAGCTGCTCTATATCCAGACGCCAAGCGTCTCCTACGGCATCGCGCCCGCGGACGTCCATGCCTTCCAAGAGGCGCTGCAACGCCGGCTTCCGCCGCCTGCTCCGAGCGACAATTCCGGGCCCTTGACTATCCGCAGCCTCACCCGTCAGCTGCAGACGATCCGCTATGCCGGCCCGCTCAAGATCGGGATGCTCCACGATGCCGTCGCGATGGGGGTGACTGTCCTCGCGCTCGTCGCGAATGCCGCGCTCTTTGGCTACGTGCTCTACTACTACCCGACCCTGCCCGACCTGCTCCCGCTTCACTTCAATCTGCTCGGCGAGGTCGACTTTATCGGACCGCGCGGCGATGTCTTCCGCCTGCCCGCGATCGCTCTCGGCCTCTTCGCGCTCAATTTCACTGCCGCGACAGTGCTCTACGCTCGCGAACGGCTCGCCGCCTACATCGTGCTGTCCACCGGCCTGCTCGTCCAAGCGATCTTCTGGGTCGCGACGACGCGGATCGTTTACTGA
- a CDS encoding MBL fold metallo-hydrolase, which yields MIPRLRIGTVTVHLLSAGWYLTDGGVAYGIVPRALWEREERPDAANRIRFELRSLLIEANGLRILVDTGYGDKVSPRMRQNLDLHDAPGLHDSLALAGVEPADIDLVVNTHLHADHCGGNTAERGGKVVPAFPRARYLIQQGEYAAACRPNERTRATYLLENYCPLEEAGVVDFVAGDIAVTPAVRLERAPGHTADHCIVRIHDAGETALFLADLAQRPVQLERLAWVAAYDVLPLVSLETKRAVVSEAVREGHLLIFQHSPAVGRLTRAERGVRFEPRPL from the coding sequence ATGATCCCCCGCTTGCGCATCGGAACGGTGACCGTGCATCTGCTCTCGGCGGGCTGGTATCTGACCGATGGCGGTGTCGCCTATGGGATCGTCCCGCGGGCGCTGTGGGAGCGTGAAGAGCGGCCCGATGCCGCCAACCGGATCCGGTTCGAGCTGCGCTCGCTCCTCATCGAAGCGAACGGCCTGCGCATTCTGGTCGACACAGGCTACGGCGACAAAGTCTCGCCGCGGATGCGGCAGAACCTCGACCTCCACGACGCGCCCGGCTTGCATGACAGCCTTGCGCTTGCGGGTGTCGAGCCGGCAGACATCGACCTCGTGGTCAACACCCACCTCCACGCCGACCATTGCGGGGGCAATACGGCTGAGCGCGGCGGGAAGGTCGTTCCTGCATTTCCCCGCGCGCGCTATCTCATTCAGCAAGGCGAATATGCAGCGGCGTGTCGCCCGAATGAGCGCACCCGCGCAACCTATCTTCTCGAGAACTACTGTCCGCTTGAGGAGGCGGGGGTCGTCGACTTCGTTGCCGGCGACATCGCGGTGACGCCGGCCGTGCGGCTGGAACGGGCGCCCGGTCATACGGCCGATCATTGCATCGTCCGCATTCACGATGCCGGCGAAACGGCGCTCTTTCTCGCCGACCTTGCGCAGCGCCCTGTCCAGCTCGAGCGGCTGGCGTGGGTGGCCGCCTACGATGTCCTCCCCCTCGTTTCGCTGGAGACAAAGCGCGCGGTTGTCAGCGAGGCCGTCCGCGAGGGACATCTGCTCATCTTTCAGCACAGCCCGGCGGTCGGGCGACTGACGCGTGCTGAGCGCGGGGTGCGGTTCGAGCCGCGGCCGCTCTGA
- a CDS encoding restriction endonuclease translates to MIPTYEAMLLPFLRLLEDGNDHTFAEVLEYLARHFALTPAERAALLSSGKERRFDYQVRWARTHLSKALLLEAPTRGVYRITERGRAVLRENPGRIDFAFLNQFPEYRKFRRSTSKNRPHAVIRDRAAALPPLEESPEEALARSYQALREARIAEIVERLQEVSSARFEQILVDLLLALGYRGSRSESGRAIGRSNDGGVDGVIDEDRLGLDTISVQAKRWQGAVPVDAVRSFAGALMAHRATKGIFITTSDFTKEARSYVDKIDKRIALIDGKQLAGLMFDHDVGMIGTARYVVKKLDPNDFAAG, encoded by the coding sequence GTGATACCGACGTATGAAGCGATGCTGCTGCCGTTCCTGCGCCTTCTTGAGGATGGGAACGACCATACGTTTGCCGAAGTCCTCGAGTATCTTGCGCGCCATTTCGCGCTGACCCCCGCTGAGCGCGCCGCACTGCTGTCGAGCGGGAAGGAGAGACGCTTCGACTACCAAGTACGCTGGGCGCGGACGCATCTCAGTAAGGCGCTGCTGCTTGAGGCGCCGACGCGAGGCGTCTATCGCATCACCGAGCGCGGACGGGCGGTGCTCCGCGAGAATCCGGGCAGGATCGATTTTGCGTTCCTCAACCAGTTTCCGGAGTATCGTAAGTTCCGTCGGTCCACCAGCAAGAACCGCCCGCATGCCGTGATCCGGGATCGCGCCGCCGCTTTGCCCCCGCTTGAGGAATCCCCTGAAGAAGCCTTGGCGCGAAGCTACCAAGCCCTCCGCGAGGCGCGCATTGCTGAGATCGTGGAGCGTCTGCAAGAGGTGAGCTCGGCGCGCTTCGAGCAAATCCTCGTCGACCTCTTGCTCGCCTTGGGCTACCGGGGGTCAAGATCGGAGTCCGGCCGAGCGATCGGCAGAAGCAACGATGGCGGCGTCGATGGAGTGATCGATGAAGATCGGCTCGGTCTTGATACGATCTCCGTCCAAGCGAAGCGGTGGCAGGGCGCTGTGCCGGTCGACGCGGTTCGATCGTTCGCTGGCGCGCTGATGGCGCATCGAGCGACGAAAGGCATTTTCATCACCACCTCAGACTTCACCAAGGAAGCACGGTCGTACGTTGACAAGATCGACAAGCGGATCGCCTTGATCGATGGAAAACAGCTCGCGGGCTTGATGTTCGATCATGATGTCGGGATGATCGGCACGGCGCGCTACGTCGTGAAGAAGCTCGACCCGAACGATTTCGCGGCCGGCTGA
- a CDS encoding endonuclease MutS2 — MRERVFHLLEFDTIREQLARQTSFSVSRELALALQPERTLPAAERAQQATEEARALLRLKPGISVGSARDVRAPARQAALGGVLEPFVLLDIAATLQTARQLRATLMRLADRLPVLGELASDLVDCSAVEEEIARCIGRRGEVLDSASAPLARIRAELRAAHDHLRARLDQYIASPLGKMVLQEPIVTVREGRYVVPVKADFKGQVRGIIHDVSASGATVFLEPLEIVDLNNRWRELQLEEEREIERIMRRLSAEVGEHAPAIIANVDLLGAIDLQLAKARYAEALGATRPRLVPVRPPWQLDLRQARHPLLGERAVPISVDLSSDEFVLVITGPNTGGKTVALKTVGLLTMMALAGLPLPAAAGSTVPVFRHVAADIGDEQSIEQSLSTFSSHIGTIVEILREADPATLVLLDELGAGTDPAEGSALARAILAYLVRRRIPTIATTHYSEVKVFAHGTPGVRNASVEFDPLTLAPTYRLILGTPGASNALAIASRLGLSPEIIEEARTLVSPTEAEVERLLADLQRERDALAAERQRAAAAAAQAEAERAKLAEALAVVERERDRLADEARTELLREADELLRALQRAAAAAASPTNADAAAAAAAELAAARQAFPPRPGGPRHPRRAPLRTRPLRVGDPVRLPRLGQVGELVALFPEREEAEVWLGTMKVRAPLRDLEPMSAAEAAREHRRAHLERRVTLPPPPPSPGTQLDLRGRRADEAAEALDRYLNDAYRSGLSEVRVIHGKGTGALRQVVRTHLAAHPLVREWAPAALNEGGEGATIAKLAV, encoded by the coding sequence GTGAGGGAGCGCGTTTTTCATCTCCTCGAATTTGATACTATCCGCGAGCAGCTCGCCCGACAGACCTCGTTCTCCGTCAGCCGCGAACTCGCGCTCGCGCTCCAGCCGGAGAGGACGCTTCCTGCCGCTGAGCGCGCCCAGCAGGCGACTGAAGAGGCGCGGGCCCTGCTCCGCCTGAAGCCAGGCATTTCGGTTGGAAGCGCCCGCGATGTGCGGGCGCCTGCCCGTCAGGCCGCCCTCGGCGGCGTGCTTGAGCCGTTCGTCCTCCTCGATATCGCCGCCACCCTCCAGACTGCGCGCCAGCTGCGCGCCACGCTCATGCGGCTCGCCGACCGCTTGCCAGTGCTCGGTGAGCTCGCCTCTGACCTTGTCGACTGCTCCGCAGTCGAAGAGGAGATTGCCCGCTGCATCGGCCGGCGCGGTGAGGTGCTCGACAGCGCAAGTGCACCGCTCGCCCGCATTCGGGCGGAATTGCGCGCTGCCCACGATCACCTCCGCGCCCGCCTCGACCAGTACATTGCTTCTCCCCTCGGCAAGATGGTGCTCCAAGAGCCCATTGTCACGGTTCGGGAAGGACGCTATGTCGTTCCCGTCAAGGCAGACTTCAAGGGGCAGGTGCGGGGCATCATTCATGACGTGTCGGCGAGCGGCGCGACAGTCTTTCTCGAGCCGCTGGAAATCGTCGACCTGAACAACCGCTGGCGCGAGCTCCAGCTCGAGGAGGAGCGGGAGATCGAGCGCATCATGCGCCGGCTTTCGGCGGAAGTCGGCGAGCATGCGCCGGCGATCATCGCCAACGTTGACCTCCTCGGTGCGATCGACCTTCAGCTCGCCAAAGCGCGGTATGCCGAGGCGCTCGGCGCAACGCGGCCGCGCCTTGTCCCTGTCCGCCCGCCGTGGCAGCTTGACCTGCGTCAGGCGCGGCACCCCCTGCTTGGAGAGCGGGCGGTTCCCATCTCGGTCGACCTGTCGAGCGACGAGTTCGTGCTCGTCATCACCGGCCCGAACACCGGCGGCAAAACGGTCGCCCTCAAAACGGTCGGGCTCTTGACGATGATGGCCTTGGCGGGCCTGCCTCTCCCTGCCGCCGCCGGGTCGACCGTGCCCGTTTTCCGCCACGTCGCGGCTGACATCGGGGATGAGCAGAGCATCGAGCAGTCGTTGTCGACTTTCAGCTCGCACATTGGGACCATCGTCGAGATCCTGCGGGAGGCTGACCCGGCCACCCTTGTTCTGCTCGACGAGCTGGGCGCAGGAACCGACCCCGCTGAAGGGTCGGCGCTGGCGCGGGCGATCTTGGCCTATCTTGTCCGTCGCCGCATCCCGACAATCGCGACCACGCACTACAGCGAAGTGAAAGTGTTCGCCCATGGAACGCCCGGAGTGCGCAATGCGTCGGTCGAGTTCGACCCCCTTACCCTTGCGCCGACCTATCGGCTGATCCTCGGCACTCCCGGCGCAAGCAATGCGCTCGCCATTGCTTCTCGGCTCGGCCTCTCTCCCGAGATCATCGAGGAGGCGCGCACGCTCGTTTCGCCGACCGAGGCGGAAGTGGAGCGGCTCCTTGCCGACCTGCAGCGCGAGCGCGATGCGCTTGCGGCAGAACGCCAGCGCGCCGCCGCCGCCGCCGCCCAGGCTGAGGCGGAGCGGGCCAAGCTTGCGGAAGCGCTGGCGGTGGTCGAGCGCGAGCGCGACCGCCTTGCCGACGAAGCGCGAACCGAGCTGCTGCGCGAGGCCGACGAACTGCTCCGCGCGCTGCAGCGCGCCGCAGCGGCCGCCGCGTCGCCGACCAACGCCGATGCGGCAGCAGCGGCCGCAGCAGAGCTTGCGGCGGCGCGCCAGGCCTTTCCCCCCCGTCCGGGGGGGCCCCGCCACCCACGACGCGCACCGCTTCGCACCCGTCCTCTCCGTGTCGGCGACCCGGTGCGTCTGCCCCGCCTGGGGCAGGTCGGCGAGCTTGTTGCCCTCTTTCCCGAGCGTGAAGAGGCCGAGGTGTGGCTGGGGACGATGAAAGTGCGGGCGCCGCTGCGCGATCTCGAGCCGATGTCGGCTGCTGAGGCCGCGCGCGAGCACCGGCGAGCGCACCTCGAGCGCCGCGTCACGCTCCCACCGCCGCCCCCCTCTCCGGGCACGCAGCTCGACCTGCGCGGCCGGCGCGCCGACGAAGCGGCAGAAGCGCTCGACCGCTACTTGAACGATGCCTACCGCAGCGGCCTGTCGGAGGTGCGAGTCATCCACGGCAAAGGCACCGGTGCCCTGCGGCAGGTCGTTCGAACCCACCTTGCCGCCCACCCGTTGGTCCGCGAATGGGCTCCGGCTGCCTTGAACGAAGGCGGCGAGGGCGCAACGATCGCCAAGCTCGCTGTGTAG
- a CDS encoding aspartate 1-decarboxylase, producing the protein MFRQMFRGKIHRATVTKADVDYMGSITIDEALLEAADIAPYERVQVVDIDNGARLETYAIPAPAGSGEVQVNGAAARLVNVGDRVIIIAYSFVPESEVRNIRPRVVHVDAQNRLLAPLPV; encoded by the coding sequence ATGTTCCGGCAGATGTTCCGGGGAAAGATTCACCGGGCGACGGTCACGAAGGCCGATGTCGATTACATGGGAAGCATCACCATCGACGAGGCGCTGCTTGAGGCAGCCGATATCGCCCCCTACGAGCGGGTGCAAGTCGTTGACATCGACAACGGGGCGCGTCTTGAGACCTACGCGATCCCCGCGCCGGCCGGCTCTGGCGAAGTGCAGGTCAATGGCGCTGCCGCTCGGCTGGTCAATGTCGGCGACCGCGTCATCATCATTGCCTACAGCTTTGTGCCGGAGTCCGAAGTCCGGAACATCCGGCCGCGGGTGGTGCACGTCGACGCCCAGAACCGCCTGCTCGCTCCGCTTCCGGTCTAA
- a CDS encoding ABC transporter permease, translating to MTVLTIAGKELRTYFASPLAYVVTAGFLVVTGIFFALSVILTNQASLRFALDNFRVIFLFITPLITMRLLAEEQATGTIELVLTSPVRDWELVLGKFLGALALLGVMLGLTLYYPFLLFIYGRPDPGPIISGYLGLILLGAGFIAIGLFTSALTKNQIIAAVLAFALLLVFWLAAPIGDVFQGVVRDVLRYLSAIDHYTDFSRGVIDTKDIVYYLSLTAAALFATVQVVGARRWI from the coding sequence ATGACGGTGCTGACCATCGCGGGCAAGGAGCTGCGCACCTATTTCGCCTCGCCGCTTGCCTATGTTGTCACCGCAGGCTTCCTCGTGGTGACGGGGATCTTCTTTGCCCTCTCCGTCATCCTGACCAACCAAGCCAGCCTCCGTTTTGCGCTGGACAACTTCCGCGTCATCTTCCTGTTCATCACGCCGCTGATCACGATGCGGCTGCTCGCTGAGGAGCAGGCGACGGGCACCATCGAGCTGGTGCTCACCTCGCCCGTGCGCGACTGGGAACTGGTGCTGGGCAAGTTTTTGGGCGCGCTCGCGCTGCTCGGGGTTATGCTCGGCCTGACGCTCTACTATCCTTTTCTGCTGTTCATCTACGGCAGGCCCGACCCCGGGCCGATCATCAGCGGCTACCTTGGGCTGATCCTGCTGGGCGCAGGCTTCATCGCCATCGGCTTATTTACCTCCGCCCTCACGAAAAATCAGATCATTGCGGCCGTGCTCGCCTTCGCGCTGCTGCTGGTCTTCTGGCTGGCGGCGCCGATCGGTGATGTCTTTCAGGGAGTAGTGCGGGACGTGCTGCGCTATCTCTCCGCGATTGATCACTACACCGACTTCTCGCGCGGCGTCATCGACACGAAGGACATCGTTTACTACCTCTCGCTCACGGCCGCCGCGCTCTTCGCGACCGTCCAAGTCGTTGGCGCCCGAAGGTGGATATGA
- a CDS encoding nitroreductase family protein: MLNAIERGTVEQVIRSRRSVRRFRPDPVADAEVEALLDAARWAPSPHNSQPWRFVLVRAGETRRRLAEAMADRWRADLAAHREASEPVLQKVETRRRRLIEAPVAIVVCLTGERLDVYPDAERRAAEWLTAEHSLGAAVQNLLLTARARGLGACWICAPAFCPETVREALALPPAWAPRALILVGYPAAPAASSSRLPLADLVVVR, from the coding sequence GTGCTGAACGCCATTGAGCGGGGAACGGTCGAGCAGGTGATCCGGTCGCGGCGCTCGGTGCGCCGCTTTCGTCCCGACCCGGTCGCTGACGCCGAGGTGGAGGCACTGCTCGATGCAGCGCGGTGGGCGCCCTCTCCTCACAACAGCCAGCCGTGGCGGTTCGTCCTCGTTCGTGCCGGCGAAACGCGCCGACGGCTGGCTGAGGCAATGGCCGACCGCTGGCGGGCGGACCTCGCCGCGCACCGCGAAGCGAGCGAGCCGGTTCTGCAGAAGGTCGAAACGCGGCGCCGCCGCCTGATCGAAGCGCCGGTCGCGATCGTCGTCTGCTTGACGGGAGAGCGGCTGGACGTCTATCCGGATGCCGAGCGGCGCGCCGCCGAATGGTTGACCGCTGAGCACAGTCTCGGCGCTGCCGTCCAAAACCTGTTGCTGACGGCGCGGGCGCGCGGGCTCGGCGCCTGCTGGATTTGCGCGCCGGCATTCTGTCCGGAGACCGTTCGTGAGGCGCTCGCGCTGCCTCCGGCGTGGGCGCCGCGCGCGCTCATTCTGGTCGGCTACCCCGCGGCTCCTGCAGCGTCCTCTTCGCGCCTGCCCCTCGCCGATTTGGTGGTCGTGCGATGA
- a CDS encoding helix-turn-helix domain-containing protein, translated as MTTTSFPPPVTYRRIRRQLSRFLARLEITARPWLRAVGLPGRRASVTQAQARRRQLALAELGARLREAREYRHLSLAAAALATQIRVEHLAALEAGDLRALPGRAYTRAFVRTYGRYLGLDPDDLLALLPSLPERAPGNFPTMPTPRAPNFILWVTVGACVILFSCVGWLALQAALQAIAPPPSQSVLDAPGPRSAPVVLDAQPPTPSPTPTPPVNLVVRAREPISLLVTLDNAVVFSGTLEAGQSRYWSAETVRLRTSNAAATEVIYNGQPRPTLGRRGETVELEWGAPPTRPAGTPGPAVFATATSTPLPPPPIPTGERPR; from the coding sequence GTGACGACGACTTCGTTCCCGCCGCCGGTGACCTATCGACGGATACGTCGCCAGCTCTCTCGCTTCCTAGCTCGGCTGGAGATCACAGCCCGCCCGTGGCTCCGCGCCGTGGGGCTTCCCGGGCGGCGTGCCTCCGTCACGCAGGCGCAGGCGCGCCGTCGCCAGCTCGCTCTTGCCGAACTCGGTGCGCGGCTGCGCGAAGCCCGCGAGTACCGGCATCTCTCGCTCGCTGCTGCGGCTTTGGCGACCCAGATCCGCGTCGAACACTTGGCGGCGTTGGAAGCGGGGGACCTCCGCGCGCTCCCCGGCCGCGCCTACACCCGCGCCTTTGTCCGCACCTATGGGAGGTATCTCGGGCTCGACCCGGACGACCTCCTTGCGCTGCTGCCGAGCCTGCCCGAACGGGCGCCCGGGAACTTTCCGACGATGCCGACGCCGAGAGCGCCGAACTTCATCCTGTGGGTCACCGTCGGGGCGTGCGTCATCCTGTTCTCGTGCGTCGGCTGGCTGGCGCTGCAAGCAGCGCTGCAGGCTATTGCGCCGCCGCCGAGCCAGTCGGTGCTGGATGCGCCCGGCCCGCGCTCGGCGCCGGTCGTGCTCGACGCGCAGCCGCCGACCCCGAGCCCCACGCCCACGCCGCCGGTCAACCTCGTCGTCCGCGCGCGCGAGCCGATCTCGCTCCTCGTCACGCTCGACAACGCTGTCGTCTTTTCCGGCACCCTCGAGGCCGGTCAGAGCCGCTACTGGTCAGCCGAGACCGTCCGGCTGCGAACGTCGAACGCCGCCGCGACCGAAGTGATCTACAACGGCCAGCCGCGCCCGACACTCGGCCGCCGCGGAGAGACCGTCGAGCTGGAGTGGGGCGCCCCGCCCACGCGCCCTGCCGGCACGCCCGGCCCCGCCGTCTTCGCCACCGCGACTTCAACCCCCCTCCCGCCCCCGCCGATCCCCACCGGCGAACGGCCGCGCTAA
- a CDS encoding ABC transporter ATP-binding protein — MIDVQNLTKYYADRVAIENLTFRVAKGEILGFLGPNGAGKSTTMRILTGFIPPSSGTASIDGFDVMKQSIEARRRIGYLPENTPLYTDLTVRSYLRYMATLRGVPRKTLNSRVDDVMTKCRIDDVANTIIGKLSKGYRQRVGLAQALVHDPPVLILDEPTAGLDPRQNNETRRLIRSLAGEHTIILSSHILPEVSQTCQRVVIINEGRLVAEDTPEGLTNRLRSSDRLLIHVRGPAEEVAAVLGAMPNVLAVIPDQTERGRFLVDTAPESDPREEIAAEIVRRGWGLRELRPVGMSLEEIFLKLTTEEAPLEPAEVTA, encoded by the coding sequence ATGATTGATGTCCAAAACTTGACGAAGTATTACGCTGACCGCGTTGCGATCGAAAACCTGACGTTCCGCGTTGCCAAGGGCGAAATCCTCGGCTTTCTCGGTCCGAACGGCGCCGGCAAGAGCACGACGATGCGGATCCTGACGGGCTTCATTCCGCCGAGTTCGGGGACAGCGTCGATCGACGGGTTCGACGTGATGAAGCAGTCGATCGAAGCGCGTCGGCGCATCGGCTACTTGCCGGAGAACACCCCGCTCTATACCGACCTGACTGTCCGCTCCTATCTCCGCTATATGGCGACCTTGCGCGGCGTTCCGCGCAAGACGCTCAACAGCCGCGTCGACGACGTGATGACCAAGTGCCGGATCGACGATGTGGCGAACACGATCATCGGCAAACTGTCGAAAGGGTATCGTCAGCGCGTCGGGCTGGCGCAAGCGCTCGTTCATGATCCGCCCGTGCTTATCCTCGACGAGCCGACTGCCGGCCTCGACCCGCGCCAGAACAATGAGACGCGCCGCCTCATCCGGTCGTTGGCGGGGGAGCACACCATCATCTTGAGCAGCCACATCCTTCCCGAAGTGAGCCAGACGTGTCAGCGCGTTGTCATCATCAACGAAGGACGCTTGGTGGCGGAAGACACGCCGGAAGGCCTGACAAACCGGCTGCGCTCGTCCGACCGTCTGCTGATCCACGTTCGGGGCCCGGCGGAGGAGGTGGCGGCGGTGCTCGGCGCGATGCCGAACGTGCTGGCAGTGATCCCGGACCAGACGGAACGGGGACGGTTCCTCGTGGATACCGCGCCGGAGAGCGACCCGCGGGAAGAGATCGCGGCCGAGATCGTGCGGCGCGGATGGGGCTTGCGCGAACTGCGTCCCGTCGGGATGAGCCTCGAAGAGATCTTTCTCAAGCTGACCACCGAGGAAGCGCCTCTTGAGCCGGCGGAGGTGACGGCATGA
- a CDS encoding Gldg family protein, whose translation MTWNERLERLTPFAGAIAAGLLLVAAGWWLVTRDFTGPVQILVAVGAALAVFWATGSISTIRQAATGRATRYGANSLLAVVAFFLILGLVNFLSTRYSTRWDLTRTKQYTLSPQTLQVLQQLREPVKITAFYTVTDPRRGDTEDLMKEYTVRTDKLAIEYIDPETQPALVRQLGVRTGGTLVFESGGRRTEITSVTEANVTGALLKVMRGDQKKVYFTTGNGELDPASSDRTGLSLAKQNLERLNYLVETITLLTTPTIPADAAVVVVAGPRRPFDESARRALQNYLDGGGKMFLLIDPRAQHGLEPLLESYGLRVGNGIIIDPASSLPQDIGALVIQRYQFSAITRDLAPTVFPLATAVLRLDNPPENLSIFPIAESSPQSWLETNPDQLQFNEGQDLRGPLPVAQQVERLRRSDPPQRPDLMRLLVIGDSDFASNQFFNLSSNGDLFLNGVNWLAEEEALIAIPPKTPDQEQRLLLTPMQTNLILFSSVLFLPLVVLGAGAAVWWQRR comes from the coding sequence ATGACGTGGAACGAGCGGCTTGAACGGTTGACGCCTTTTGCCGGCGCCATCGCTGCCGGCTTGCTGCTGGTCGCAGCGGGATGGTGGCTGGTCACCCGCGACTTTACGGGTCCAGTGCAAATCTTGGTCGCCGTCGGCGCCGCGCTCGCGGTCTTCTGGGCGACCGGCTCGATCAGCACCATCCGCCAAGCGGCGACGGGGCGCGCGACGCGCTACGGCGCGAACTCGTTGCTCGCCGTGGTCGCCTTCTTTCTCATCCTCGGGCTCGTTAACTTCCTCTCGACCCGCTACTCGACGCGCTGGGATCTGACGCGCACCAAGCAGTACACCCTCTCGCCCCAAACCCTGCAGGTGCTTCAGCAGTTGCGCGAGCCGGTCAAGATCACTGCCTTCTACACCGTGACTGACCCGCGGCGCGGCGATACTGAAGACCTGATGAAGGAATACACGGTTCGGACGGACAAGCTGGCGATCGAATATATCGACCCTGAGACCCAGCCAGCGCTCGTTCGCCAGCTCGGGGTGCGCACTGGCGGCACGCTCGTCTTCGAATCAGGAGGACGCCGGACCGAGATCACCAGCGTCACCGAAGCGAACGTCACCGGCGCGCTCCTCAAAGTGATGCGCGGCGACCAGAAAAAGGTCTACTTCACCACCGGCAACGGCGAGCTCGACCCAGCGTCCAGCGACCGGACCGGCCTCAGCCTCGCGAAACAGAACCTCGAGCGTCTCAACTACCTCGTCGAGACGATCACCCTGCTCACCACCCCGACAATCCCCGCCGATGCCGCGGTGGTTGTCGTCGCGGGGCCACGCCGTCCTTTCGACGAGAGCGCGCGGCGCGCCCTCCAGAACTATCTCGACGGCGGCGGCAAGATGTTCCTCCTCATCGACCCGCGGGCGCAGCATGGCCTCGAGCCGCTGCTTGAGAGCTACGGGCTGCGTGTCGGCAACGGCATCATCATCGACCCCGCCTCGTCGCTCCCGCAGGATATTGGGGCGCTCGTCATCCAGCGCTATCAGTTCAGCGCGATCACGCGCGACCTTGCGCCGACGGTGTTCCCGCTCGCCACGGCGGTCCTCCGCCTCGACAACCCGCCGGAGAACCTCTCAATCTTCCCGATCGCGGAGAGCAGCCCCCAAAGCTGGCTGGAGACCAACCCCGACCAACTTCAATTCAACGAAGGCCAAGACCTCCGCGGACCGCTTCCCGTCGCGCAGCAGGTGGAGCGGCTGCGCCGCAGCGACCCGCCGCAGCGCCCCGACCTGATGCGCCTGCTCGTGATCGGCGACTCCGATTTTGCGTCGAACCAGTTCTTCAATCTGTCGAGCAATGGCGATCTTTTCCTCAATGGCGTCAACTGGCTGGCGGAGGAAGAAGCGCTGATCGCGATCCCCCCGAAGACGCCTGACCAAGAGCAGCGCTTGCTGCTGACGCCGATGCAGACGAACCTCATCCTCTTCTCCAGCGTCCTCTTCCTGCCGCTTGTGGTGCTTGGGGCAGGAGCGGCAGTCTGGTGGCAGCGGCGGTGA